Genomic DNA from Epinephelus moara isolate mb chromosome 24, YSFRI_EMoa_1.0, whole genome shotgun sequence:
GCTAATCTGCAGggagcacacagacacatacacaacgCGTATGGATTCAGATCCCATAGTGGAGCTGGAATCTGCAGTCAGTCAGTGATTTCATGGATGCAGTCATTTGAGGACGCAGAGTGTAAATCTGCGTGAAGGGATCTGAGATCAGAGGTCTCACCGGGAATAAAGTGGAATTGGTCCCCTGTGAAAATATTGAGCTTTACAAAAATATCCATCCATGAATTTTCATTGGAAAAAGTAAGAAATTCATACATATACAATATGAAGTAGAGTCTTTGTGGTGCTTAAAACCATATTCTCACACATCTTATCAGCCATCACCATCTGTAGACGTGTGTGTATTCACTGTTTACACTCACACCAGTATGATTATACAAGATCAAATCCAGGTTAGCCTAAAGCATGGTGGTATCTGGAGGAAATCTGGAGGGATGTTCaggagaaaatgtgaaaaatggaGACAGTGAGACCTTGAATGACTTCTGAACAGGAGTGAGAcgaacagtgctgacagagcacTCTGACTGAGTCGAGGCACTCCGACTCCAAAAAGGTAAAGTGAGGTCATCTGACACAGCAGGTCATTACTGCTCGCTCTCCTTCAGATGATCCAGGTTGTTTGGCCGATGTGCGCCCTTGTTTAATGTAGTCGCCTGGAAACTGGCAGTCACACCCTGAGAGGaagaaaaattaaatgtttttcaataCTTGTGTGGTTTAAATGTGCATTGAATGAACATGTTATATTTCCAGTGTTACAAAAAGATTTAAGTTCTTTAAACAGATACAGTTCATAGAAATCACACACAACACCTCACAATTTATTTCCTTACTGCTGTAAACACTGATTACAAATTTATCATTCTGTCTTTTTGGGTGGccttaatgtaaataaaatgctCTATATTActttgtaaattaaattaaaataattttaaaagtcAACGGCCAAAGAGAGAGATGTTCATCATTTCTGAACTACCAGATGGCAAAATGATGAGATAAAAAGGATTCATGGAGTTAATCACATCACCCtgatataaaacattaaaggaataattcaccCCCAAATGATTATTcgttttgtattgtattgtatttattatttcagttgCTCACCCCGTcttatgttgaatttgtaaagaaaaggTTATTCTTACTTTTATTAAACATGGTGCccttttacttcagttcatcaagaattttcttaacttttggattcttcattcactgaaggtatatgagaaaaacaaagttttcgtCATGAACTCAACGTAACATAGGGTCAGTGACTGATATACTAATGATATTTGGGGTTAAGTATTACTTTAACAATCTTGACTATATTATACTGTAAAAGTAAAGTCACAGTAAttgattttttgtttcattctccACAAACTCCCAAAGGAAATATCTcactctttagctgctaaatgtttcactatgttcaccagctagtcgtAAACTTTGGCTcatttggtgctgagcaggaaatgtacagtggGTAAAACCTGTTGTTACTTGAAACCAGGCTGATCAAAGCAGCAAAAGTGAACTAAAACAGTTAAGTTGTGgggtgtaaaaccaaaacaacaagctGAAAGAAATCTGTGTGAGGTGATAATTCTTTGTGGGTCTGTGCGGTATATCACTGTAAACTGCAATCCATACATGACACAAacttttaatgtaaagtttACACAAATGCCAggattgtcaaaatgacataaaaactttatgttcacttgacaacttgacatgattttttatgttaagtcaacaatttttgagttttgagttaatttgactaAAGAGTTACCCAGCCTGCTGTGTGTcaatgtgtttaaggccataagCCGAAGGCAacagtgtttaaatgtgttctaaaGCATTCAGGTTACCCATTACACAGtgattaatgtttatgtatttcacaatggTTCTAATGGGTTACTGATAATGTGGTtaaagacattttgcaccataaGTTAAATCATATACACAGTTAGTGACGTCCCACCTGTGTGGATAATAGAAAGTTTAACACAAAGTTGAGCTGATGTGAAATAGAGAGCACTTCCTGGTTCAGAGTTAATCTCATTGTCTTAGTCTAGCAACTAAGAAAATTAAGCTTGACACAATTTATATTAAAGCTTCAATGAAATACAAGAAATGGTTGTAAAATGTGTACtcagtgttttgtattttatatgacGTAGAGTTAAATGCTCAAGCTGCAACAACTGCtaaaattcctgtcagacaagggtcatgtgacacatttattttgtgtctagTGAACTCAAAAAGTATATGTTACTCtattgtactaaactaaaagtttGGAGTGCAAGatgtttgcaaaaaaataaagttgagtgAGGGAATTGGGGTTTACATAGTGCAGCTTTGAAaggatgtttatttttgtgctcCTCACGTTTTGACATGAACCACACAAAAAACTACAACCAAAGTTTATGCTTCAACCTAATCGGCACAGGATTTTATATAAATAACTTTATGAAGCTGTCACATAAAAAACTGAATGCACAGGAAAGTCAGATAAGCGCCATAAAAAAGAGAAACCCGTCTGTGCTCATGCACATTAAGCAGGGTGGAAACACTGCTGATctaaaagcacaaaaaagtACCACAAGAGGTCGAGAGCGTCTTTGTGGAATCAGGCCAGATAAACACTTCTAATATGTGATCAAAccatttcctcttcttggtggAAGTCTGAGCGAATAAGATAAAACAGCAGGTCAGTGGGGTTTCCCTAAACTGGATGACTGAACGACACTAACCACAGATTAGGTCGACCTGGTTTGTAAATCCACgcagaaacaacaacaggatATTTGACAAAGGCAACCAGAGAGTCATTTCCTCTCATCATCAGTGATCAGGACAACAAACTGCCTCAGGCTGCCGACGGAGAGAACAGCTCCATCTGAACCACCCAGCTTTAAAAccaatgttaatgttatttgtaCTTTCACAATAAACACCTAAAGGGgtagttttaaagtgtgtaaccTAAGCTGATGAATctcacagctgcagcactgAATCAGTTGTATCGACAGAGGTGTTCAAGTACCAGCTTATTTTTACTGAACACAAGTTAGAGTGAGTTTAAAAAGGAACTTATTGTGATACACGGCTGAAAACAGCATTTCACTTTCCTGTCTGGTGGAAAGATTTTTAATGTGTGGGTAGAAGTGATCTGTGTTGCACTTGTAACCACActaaacagtgatgtcacagtgtactGAGCACAACTTGTACACTTGAACATCTGATCACTGAATATGACGGGAATTTCTGCTCACTGTTTTGTTTAAGTAATTTACTTattattttcacaaaaaaacaaagtcctCAGAGTTATCTGTCTGTATCAAGCAATACATATCCTCTATATCCTCTAAAGTAAGCTTTGGCATGTTGCATTTGTGAACTTAGACGTTGatgatgtgttgatgttgaacGTTTGTGATAAACAGATGAAGTGTTCCTTcatgtgttgagaaaattctcctacTTCCTgagctaaataaactctttaaaaccctcttggatcagctgaaaaatgtgtcgtcacaaagctgaaaacacggttgtttttctgacattgtgaaaagttgactttttagagATGCGTGGTTCTCACAGGAGAGCAACGCCACAAGCACATGATGATCTTATAGAGAATATGaagcattgctgtagattaaactatccaacagtatataaaggagttaaaatgagctcAACCTTAAACAtatacagcagtaaaatgcagcagtgatatTAATCCAGAAACATCAGAGCGAacaggaaaacactgacagcatggAACATACATACTTTGACTTTAGGTATTTTAAGTATATTCAGCATTAAAAAGTCCTGCAGCTGACTGAAGTCAACAAAAAAGATCCTCAGCTGCTGTTAAATCTTCTTTCAAGTGTGTTTTATATTCACCCACATGAAACATATTTTCTAACTGTAGTCTGGAAATGTGTTTGCCGTGCTCACAGCACTGAGAAGGTCAGTTTAAAAAATCATCACCAAGCTTTCTGGCTGGAGACAATGTACTTCAAGGTTCAGTCTGCAATCCTAAATCCAATAATCTGTTTGTCCAACTCAGTGAGTATCTTCTCATGCACCACTATCTGTCCGCTCTGTGTGCACTGAAAAAAATCTGGTGTTCATACACAGTCCCGGCACTGTAAAggggaaacaaacaaagtaGCTCAGACTGAGCAGGCTGCTCTCCCTCTTCACCGTCCTCGCCCACAAGGAACGGAGCTGCACCATGACTGTAATGAAAAGTAAATAACACTGGAGACATTTCTGGAGCTTCTGAAGGAGCACTGATGGCGAGGGTGTATTTGTTTGGGTGTTGAGTTCAAATCTTTCTCCAGACTCGCTGACTTTCGTGTAAACATTTCCACTGAGTCTTGCTAAGTGGAAGAAACAGTCAGaaacctgtttgtgtgtgttgcgtGGATTATAAACAGGAACAGGGAGGATGTTTCTGTTGAAAAATGACTTTGCTGTTGATATCTTTTCATTAATGTgagcaccaaaaacaaaacatcattaACCTGCACTGTATTCGGGTGGCAGTACTCAGACATTGATATTGTCAAACatgaggaaataaaaccaaaaactaTCCTCATGGCTAGATACCAGATACTTTCATGATTGTGTGAAGTGAGACTGACATACCTGCATGCTGTGCTGGCTGCAGGGTGGCAGGCCATTGGATGAACTGAGCTGCTGGTGGGAGGGAAGCGGAGGGAGAGCTGCTTGAGTCGTCACAGCACAGGGATTAGAAAGCTTGAGAGAGAAGAAGGAAATCAAACACAGAGGATGTCAGAGAAGGAGAAATGTATTAAAGTACACAAATGTGCTAAAGGAGCGCTGCAGCACACTTACCACTTTCATGGCCGGGCTGTGGTATGGTGGGTGTAGAGAGGGCAGGGAAGTGTTGTAAGTCAGCAGGCAGGGCTGCTGGCGTCGGTCCATGGATGCAGAGGAGTGAGGTCGCAGGCCAGATGCTGTTGGAGACTTCATGTTCCTGCCCAGGCTGTTTGAGTTGCTTTCCCTGCGCTGGTACTCTATTGGAGACTGAAGGGCTGCGgtggacaggaagtgatgtgaaACCATTTCATTTGTTTGACTCACGACCATATCACATggtatggagcacaaacattacatacaataacaaaacaacacacaacataacacagggtgagtaaccaatatacaaatggttatttaatgaggaagtatccctttaaatgtgtgttttttattgagTTAACACTGAGCTCTGGTACCATTAAGGAAGTTCCTCTGAGTCTCTAAGATCTGCCCCACGTCGTCGAGCCAAGCTTGCTGTATTTCCGGAGATGATGCCTGCATGATAAAGCGCGTCACACTGCCGTTTGTTCCTCGAGAGGTCAGGACCAGAAAGCATGGATCATTCTCAGAGTGCTCCTCCACGCCCAAACAGCTGACCTGCAGCACACAGGAGACTTGTTAAAcattaaggggaaaaaaacactaaaccaaagatgttttaaagaaaacactttCACTTCACCttgatgctgtttttaaaaatatacccTGGCAAGGAGAAACCCTTTTTCTTATCGATTGGCTCACTGAACATGACCAGCTGCTCAAACAGGAAGACCCTCCTCTCCCTTGCTCTGGACGGGATGCCGCTTTCCTCCTCGCTGACAGAGAAGGTATCCTGCTGGAGCAGCTTCCCCTGAGCTGTGATTTTCCCCTGAAACAGTGCGTGTGTCACAAACATTGTCGTAAGTCACCCTGGATGTGCGTTTCATCTGCCATGATGCACAGGAAATAATCCGTCTCTCACCTCAAAACCTTGGAGCCGGCCCACATTCATCATATCGTTACAGCGTTTTGGCACGAAACACATCACCTCCACCGCCCTCTGATGGAAGAAATGAGATGGAGGAGAATCAGTGAGGGAAAACACAATTTTGTGATATACAGACTCAGGAGATAACATCCCAGTTtacagttgccagtttattaggtacggcagctaaaagtaatggagtCTAGTACAACAGCCCTGCAATAAATCTTACTTTTATGAAGGCTGTTGTGTTTTCTCCCAGCAAATTCAGGAAGACGGTACCGGATACACCTGGCCAGCACTGACAGGATTACATTTCACTGGAACTGTGTCTGATATGATTTTATGTGACAAATAAgttgactgattgactgattttAATTGGAAGAGAGGtgtacagttcaacagcaccacaaactgcagcctccaaaaTGATCACACAGTTAAAACAACACCTCAGTTAGGCTCCGTCTACATGTATACAGCAGATGCCTCCGTTCGTTCATGAAATGGTGCAGCGACTCTAAGTTTAAGGGTGAAGTAGATATTAGATGAAGGAGTGCTGACATACTGCAAACAAACCGGTAGTctgctattgttgttgtttctggtgCACTCATTACACAGAGTAACAGTGGTCATGCACAAATTGAGGACATGATGTCATCGTTTCCCAAATGCTCCAGTTCACACATCCACATAGTTAAAAAGAAACCAGAGTTTGGAAAAATCTTCTTAaaaggcattttaaaaaaaatctgacataaaACTTTGTTTGGATGTGGACATCGGGCCAAAACGTaaaggaaaatatctgttttcaaaaacatctatatacatgtagacagggcctGAAACAGTCAACAAAAACCGACCTTTATAACCTTCATGAATAACTTATATTGTATTAGACCTCAATGGTTTTAGCTAGGCATGCCTAACAAACTGGCAACTGACTGTATATGTATTCACATTCTGTAATGAACTCGTACCTGCAGCTCCTCAGCATCCCTCCCTGCTTTGCTGTAGTACTTCAGGAAGTCCTGGGGTCAGATAGAGGTGTGTTTAGAGATAAAGTAGttcacttttataaaaaaaaaaactttgtgtcATAATTGCAGAAACTGTCACTATAACCTGACAGTATTACATGAGACGGATAATCTGTGGAAAAATCATGCTCTTCTGCCTTCTCctagtgctcctaatggcatttgaaaaaaatccagcACAAACACAGTGGCGATCTCTGCTCATGCACACACTGTGCTGCCCTCCTCCCCTGCTCACGCTCTCACTCTGTCAAGCTCAGTATCTCCAGCGTGTCAGTTTTGAATCTTTTCAGGTTCTGCAACTCCTCATCGCTGAAAAGCCGCTCCGATGTTCACTCTTGTTTTATCTCAGGCTCGGTTTAACCCTTTCTCTTTAGCTTGCTaccactgctagctcacctggcaccactgagctagttCAGCCAAGGAGAACAACATTGAGGTTTACATCTCGTGCCAAGTTCACACTGAACGCAGAAGCGATGCTCTAGTCCTTTCTGGGCCCATGTTAAACAATGGGGCTTTTCATACAGGACACACCACAGCCTGAGCTCCGCAGCCAGCTTGCAATCTGTGGCGAAAGTTTTGGTGTCTGGTCTGTTTTTTGCACGAGCCGCAAGCACATCTGGCACGAAAACACGCTGATGATCCATTATGAACAATATAAAGGCTATTATAGATTCGTTATAAGTTATctgattatgataaatgatCAAATATGCACCCCATGCTTCCACATATatgtcagttgtgtctaaacagagagggagagacaagtggacacagacacacaagcacacagagacagagctctcCAAGTGTGATGACAAAATGTGGAGCAGAATCACTTGCTGATCAGCACAGAGAAATGCACTTCTGGTGTGAACAGCCAGGCAACTGCTGGAAGGCAGCTGCGCGACAACTGACATATTGGGGCACCTTTGTGTTAAGTGTGAACATGGCATCACAATCAatacctccaacactctgcaacttgctttaaaacaatctagatggataagtagcactacaggtaagaggaaaaatacattttattgattttggcatgaactgtccctttaatgttgtGTAACAGTGCCACACATGCAGCTACACAGTCGTGTTGAATTGCAAAccttcagcagcagctgataCTTCATGATCCTCTGAACAGGTTTGATGAGCAGGTCGTTAAGCTGCAGCCTGTGACCCAGCTGCTGCCTAAGATCCTGTCAGGtgaagaaaacacagagaacatgttcaaagataaaagaaaaaagtctttATAGAGCTTTAATAAAATCAGCTGTTGTATAAAGGTTCACTCACCTCAAAGTAAGTCTCAATGTACTCAGAGACAATGTGCTCTGATTTGGGTTTGTTCTGACAGTAAACCACGTACATGTGAAGACGCCGctcctggaaaaaaaatttaagagagagagagagctcatGTGACAATTATTCCAAATAATaatctgtgtgtgagaggcagTGTGAAGAAGTATTAAGCCTCTGAGCAGCTCTGACTCTTGGTTTCCTCTCAGCGTTGTTGTGTTCCCATTTCCCTCAAGAGTTTTTTGTTGGGGCGGGGGGAGTTTTGTTAAACCAGTGCAGGACCTTTGGCTCATTAAATATTTCCAGTGGATGAGAAAGAACGGTTTAATTTGCTGTAGCTTAATTAGGCGTGCTACACTACTGTGAGTGAAGCAGATAGAGAAGCTGAGCTGGAAAAGCTGcaccaaatcaaaaatatatttccctttttttctgctgtaacaATGCCAATTAAAAGTATTCACCACCCTTAGAGAGTCTTTTTATGTTTTACGACACTGAATCTGCGTGATATGTCTTTTGATTCAGCCGCTATTCTGTGTTTATGTTAGTACGTCCTTTGGAAATTG
This window encodes:
- the arhgef25b gene encoding rho guanine nucleotide exchange factor 25 isoform X2 → MRGGHHQRGCGCQHLFRKLLSKCGCCFGRVRAESYSVAVRTGSITPSVGPVPHQASGSSSPCSFSSSGGSRHPVSALKKWLTNPVRKLSSDTRGGAGKVEKQMCRSDWRQSSSLRSHSETQLRPLEPNDSYTILPSGDTVWKDGVLNPVASPPAQAPCQSNLSDLLQGRDTQSLSQKSSINTLQGEDSCTVTDDSASQWSATVDSEEERNIALEKSIYVLTELIETERLYVEDLGLIVQGYMGTMANQGVPEDLKGKDRIVFGNIHQIYDWHKDYFLGELEKCVGDPDSLAQLFIKHERRLHMYVVYCQNKPKSEHIVSEYIETYFEDLRQQLGHRLQLNDLLIKPVQRIMKYQLLLKDFLKYYSKAGRDAEELQRAVEVMCFVPKRCNDMMNVGRLQGFEGKITAQGKLLQQDTFSVSEEESGIPSRARERRVFLFEQLVMFSEPIDKKKGFSLPGYIFKNSIKVSCLGVEEHSENDPCFLVLTSRGTNGSVTRFIMQASSPEIQQAWLDDVGQILETQRNFLNALQSPIEYQRRESNSNSLGRNMKSPTASGLRPHSSASMDRRQQPCLLTYNTSLPSLHPPYHSPAMKVLSNPCAVTTQAALPPLPSHQQLSSSNGLPPCSQHSMQGVTASFQATTLNKGAHRPNNLDHLKESEQ
- the arhgef25b gene encoding rho guanine nucleotide exchange factor 25 isoform X1 — its product is MKTLAKVQGRTEQLLRYRINEGSDSSQERLLPDENNQDIQTQFRWARRFSVAARCKAESYSVAVRTGSITPSVGPVPHQASGSSSPCSFSSSGGSRHPVSALKKWLTNPVRKLSSDTRGGAGKVEKQMCRSDWRQSSSLRSHSETQLRPLEPNDSYTILPSGDTVWKDGVLNPVASPPAQAPCQSNLSDLLQGRDTQSLSQKSSINTLQGEDSCTVTDDSASQWSATVDSEEERNIALEKSIYVLTELIETERLYVEDLGLIVQGYMGTMANQGVPEDLKGKDRIVFGNIHQIYDWHKDYFLGELEKCVGDPDSLAQLFIKHERRLHMYVVYCQNKPKSEHIVSEYIETYFEDLRQQLGHRLQLNDLLIKPVQRIMKYQLLLKDFLKYYSKAGRDAEELQRAVEVMCFVPKRCNDMMNVGRLQGFEGKITAQGKLLQQDTFSVSEEESGIPSRARERRVFLFEQLVMFSEPIDKKKGFSLPGYIFKNSIKVSCLGVEEHSENDPCFLVLTSRGTNGSVTRFIMQASSPEIQQAWLDDVGQILETQRNFLNALQSPIEYQRRESNSNSLGRNMKSPTASGLRPHSSASMDRRQQPCLLTYNTSLPSLHPPYHSPAMKVLSNPCAVTTQAALPPLPSHQQLSSSNGLPPCSQHSMQGVTASFQATTLNKGAHRPNNLDHLKESEQ